From a region of the Calliphora vicina chromosome 4, idCalVici1.1, whole genome shotgun sequence genome:
- the LOC135957598 gene encoding COMM domain-containing protein 3 gives MKMSVPTKTPITLSNLVVEGLGHLGTTIPLDTTKKIIANSVKLTLHPEATIPPVPEIYATNSGKAKQSEYAIVTLYSLAIKHNLDVMAVRQVMEERHLNPAVIEELTRTYEEQRKHLFLRQLQVSHSFPHITDLQWRIVADVKSSTSDHSSKEVGFHINLGRYKQKGGERETIVEFVCNTEELQLLINKLKEIERHCCKETLE, from the exons ATGAAGATGAGTGTTCCAACTAAAACACCCATAACTTTATCCAATTTGGTTGTTGAAGGCCTCGGCCACTTGGGAACAACAATACCATTAGATACTACAAAGAAAATCATTGCTAATAGTGTTAAATTAACTTTACATCCTGAAGCCA CTATACCTCCAGTACCCGAAATATATGCTACCAACAGTGGAAAAGCAAAACAAAGCGAATATGCTATAGTCACTCTATACAGCTTGGCTATAAAGCACAACTTGGATGTTATGGCTGTTAGGCAAGTTATGGAAGAACGGCACCTGAATCCGGCAGTTATTGAAGAATTAACGCGAACTTACGAGGAACAacgtaaacatttatttttacgcCAACTACAAGTAAGTCACTCATTTCCTCACATAACGGATCTCCAGTGGCGTATAGTTGCCGATGTCAAGTCCTCAACTTCGGATCATAGTAGCAAAGAGGTAGGTTTTCACATCAATTTAGGTCGTTACAAACAGAAGGGAGGTGAAAGAGAAACCATTGTTGAATTTGTGTGCAACACCGAAGAATTgcaattgttaataaataaacttaagGAAATTGAACGTCATTGTTGCAAAGAAACATTGGaataa
- the GlcT gene encoding ceramide glucosyltransferase has product MSPIPTPVYGFAIFFLLFWCGTWCVHLMAICYGKFKLHKKSCMFPNETPLPGVSIIKPLMGVDPNLEHNLETFFTMDYPVYELLFCIEDKSDPAVKLVESLISKYPTVEASLFLGASNVGVNPKINNMQPGYEAAKYEFVMISDSGIKMKNDTLLDMVHNMGEKYALVHQMPFTCDREGFAATFEKIFFGTVQSRIYLSADLLGINCHTGMSCLLRKSVMDYLGGLKAFGCYLAEDFFIAKAITEQGWKMRISNQPALQNSGFCDISSFQARLIRWAKLRVAMVPTTILLEPLSECMVLGALASWSASLIFKWDPLVFYLVHILTWFLSDWVMLSIVQNGSLPFHKFEFVIGWLFRELSGPYLFLHALWNPAIRWRTRTYKLQWGGVAYELPDTNDSNSNPSTKRLLITS; this is encoded by the coding sequence ATGTCACCTATACCAACACCTGTGTATGGATTCGCAATattctttttgttgttttggtgTGGTACATGGTGTGTCCATCTAATGGCGATATGTTATGGGAAATTTAAACTGCATAAAAAGTCGTGCATGTTTCCAAATGAGACACCGCTGCCTGGAGTGTCAATTATAAAACCCCTAATGGGCGTTGATCCAAATTTGGAGCATAATCTTGAAACATTCTTTACCATGGATTATCCAGTGtatgagcttttattttgcaTCGAAGACAAATCGGACCCAGCTGTTAAATTGGTAGAAAGTCTGATTTCGAAATATCCTACAGTGGAGGCTTCACTCTTCTTGGGCGCTTCGAATGTGGGCGTGAATCCAAAAATCAATAATATGCAGCCGGGCTATGAGGCCGCCAAATACGAATTTGTCATGATTTCCGATAGTGGCATCAAGATGAAAAATGATACGTTGTTGGATATGGTGCATAACATGGGTGAGAAATACGCATTAGTGCACCAAATGCCATTTACTTGCGACCGTGAAGGTTTTGCGGCAACTtttgaaaagattttctttGGCACGGTACAATCAAGAATTTACTTATCAGCCGATTTGTTGGGTATCAATTGCCATACTGGTATGTCGTGTCTGTTACGCAAGTCGGTCATGGACTACTTGGGGGGCTTGAAGGCATTCGGATGCTATTTGGCCGAAGACTTTTTCATTGCTAAAGCCATAACAGAACAAGGATGGAAAATGCGTATTAGCAACCAGCCTGCATTACAAAACAGTGGCTTTTGTGACATCAGCAGTTTCCAGGCGCGTCTTATACGTTGGGCCAAATTGAGGGTGGCCATGGTACCTACAACTATTCTACTGGAGCCTCTATCCGAATGCATGGTACTAGGAGCATTAGCCTCATGGTCGGCATCACTAATTTTTAAATGGGATCCCTTGGTATTCTATTTGGTACACATTTTAACATGGTTTCTATCTGACTGGGTAATGCTGTCAATTGTTCAAAATGGTTCGTTGCCATTTCATAAGTTCGAATTCGTTATTGGTTGGCTGTTTCGTGAGTTGAGTGGACCTTATCTGTTCTTGCATGCCTTATGGAATCCAGCTATACGATGGCGCACTCGCACCTACAAACTACAATGGGGAGGAGTTGCCTATGAACTGCCAGATACAAATGATTCCAATTCAAATCCAAGTACCAAACGTCTCTTAATAACATCGTAG
- the LOC135956320 gene encoding uncharacterized protein LOC135956320 encodes MILRNLKNIKNLSRRNLSGFQNLLDIHPSVKNALQQHEPVVALESTIITHGMPYPQNLETAFEVEDIVRSVGATPATIALIDGRLKVGLSKDDIVQLAKMDREEVIKSSRRDLPYVIANAKCGGTTVAATMIVAHMAGIKIFATGGVGGVHRDGHITMDVSADLVELGRTPVTVVSSGVKSILDIPRTLEYLETQGVCVAAFNSEGGKFPDFYTRDSGCKAPYNLQNPQEAAKLINALHQLQLQSGILIGVPIPHEYAADKDLITAAINQAYKDAVENEVEGKEVTPFLLAAIAKITGGSSLKSNIALIKNNANIAAQIACELSNTVKNNNHAWSEHLNNNLEVSAKKPLIIGASMLDLCLTMLDDIPLTLDGATYHTHAKESGGGVGRNLAEAIYKLYGAANFVSVVGKDHMGQSLLQLIPESVRKGVLIDQEKTTSICSIIFDKSGNCKMCLANMEIHKSITPQVIKQQKELFKRTPLVIIDGNLGINTIEKILELSLQYNKPVFFEPTDMLIAGKPFELDTTLTQQIRIVTPNVFELKAIVESITGKTISWDPNRSLSSLDLLLKECKDLLKLIENKFDCIVVTLGAHGVLVNLRGGSFEQKMFEPTTGAYINNKTNQFTSRMYAAPSVENIVNVSGAGDSLSSGFITGLIRGLTLNESIAFGFLAAKRSLQSNSAVPEQYFENTQEEQELLSNEIAALKYKNI; translated from the coding sequence atgattttaagaaatttaaaaaatattaaaaatctttcCAGAAGGAATTTGTCCGGCTTCCAGAACTTGCTTGATATTCATCCTAGTGTTAAAAATGCCTTGCAGCAACATGAGCCGGTAGTGGCCTTAGAATCCACTATTATTACACATGGCATGCCTTATCCACAAAACTTGGAAACTGCCTTTGAAGTTGAGGATATAGTGAGATCCGTTGGTGCTACACCCGCAACTATAGCCCTTATAGATGGTCGACTTAAGGTGGGCCTATCTAAAGATGACATTGTCCAATTGGCGAAAATGGATAGAGAAGAAGTTATAAAGTCTTCACGCAGAGATTTGCCTTATGTAATAGCCAATGCGAAATGTGGTGGCACAACGGTAGCCGCAACTATGATTGTGGCTCATATGgcgggtataaaaatatttgctacAGGTGGTGTGGGAGGTGTTCATCGTGATGGCCACATCACAATGGATGTATCGGCTGATTTGGTGGAATTGGGACGAACTCCAGTAACAGTAGTTAGCAGTGGTGTAAAATCCATATTGGACATACCACGTACATTGGAATATCTGGAGACGCAAGGTGTCTGTGTGGCTGCATTTAACAGCGAAGGGGGTAAATTTCCCGATTTCTATACTCGAGACAGTGGTTGCAAAGCCCCTTACAACCTACAGAATCCCCAAGAAGCAGCTAAACTTATTAATGCTTTGCATCAGTTACAGTTGCAGTCAGGCATATTAATTGGTGTACCCATACCCCACGAATATGCAGCAGACAAGGATTTAATTACCGCTGCTATAAATCAAGCCTACAAGGATGCTGTCGAGAATGAAGTAGAGGGCAAAGAAGTTACTCCATTTTTATTGGCTGCTATAGCGAAAATAACAGGAGGTTCTAGTCTTAAATCAAATATagctttaattaaaaacaatgctAATATTGCTGCCCAAATTGCTTGTGAATTAAGCAATactgttaaaaataataatcatgCATGGTCcgaacatttaaacaataacTTGGAAGTGTCTGCGAAAAAACCCTTAATAATTGGTGCCTCAATGTTGGATCTTTGCCTTACCATGCTGGACGACATACCCTTGACTTTAGACGGAGCTACATATCATACACATGCCAAGGAATCGGGCGGTGGTGTGGGTCGAAATCTTGCCGAGGCCATTTATAAACTTTATGGTGCGGCCAATTTTGTTTCGGTCGTAGGTAAAGATCATATGGGCCAAAGTTTATTGCAGTTAATACCAGAATCTGTGCGCAAAGGCGTTCTGATTGACCAGGAAAAAACTACTTCTATTTGTTCTATAATATTTGATAAATCTGGAAATTGTAAGATGTGTTTAGCCAACATGGAAATACACAAATCTATAACACCACAggttataaaacaacaaaaggaACTATTCAAACGTACACCATTGGTAATAATAGACGGTAATTTAGGCATAAAcactattgaaaaaatattggaatTATCTTTGCAATACAATAAACCGGTATTTTTTGAGCCCACTGACATGTTAATCGCTGGAAAACCTTTTGAACTGGACACAACGCTTACGCAGCAAATACGTATTGTCACACCCAATGTTTTTGAACTCAAAGCAATTGTAGAATCAATAACTGGCAAAACGATTAGTTGGGACCCAAATAGATCCCTCTCATCGCTTGATCTACTACTCAAGGAATGTAAGGATTTGTTAaagttaattgaaaataaatttgactGTATTGTCGTCACTTTGGGAGCCCATGGTGTCTTGGTTAATTTACGTGGTGGtagttttgaacaaaaaatgtttgaaccAACGACTGGTGCCtatattaataacaaaacaaatcagTTTACTTCACGCATGTATGCTGCTCCGTCTGTTGAGAATATTGTAAATGTCTCGGGTGCCGGTGATAGTTTATCGAGTGGTTTTATAACTGGTTTAATACGTGGTTTAACTCTCAATGAGAGCATCGCTTTCGGGTTTCTTGCCGCTAAACGATCTTTGCAATCGAACTCTGCCGTGCctgaacaatatttcgaaaataccCAGGAAGAGCAAGAACTTTTGAGCAATGAGATTGCTGCATTaaagtacaaaaatatataa
- the Nle gene encoding protein Notchless, translated as MTSNPFKLNETKDVEMEESNETHTVQARLVSDTGEEAGPPIDLPSGVTVEQLGLICNALLKNEESTPYIFFVGDDEIKKTLDQTLDLKTVDTENVISIVYQPQSVFKVRAVTRCTSSMPGHAEAVISICFSPDGTHLASGSGDTTVRFWDLNTETPQFTCTGLKQWVMCVSWSPDGKKLASACKAGNIIVWDPETGKQLGRTMSGHKKWVHGLSWEPYHKNPECRKLASAGSDGDCRIWDTVLGQCIMVIAGHTAAVTAVRWGGAGLIYTSSKDRTVKIWRAADGILCRTFTGHAHWVNNIALNTDYVLRTGPFHPVQDRNKKYADLSKEKLQEMALQRYKQVCPDDIESLVSCSDDYTLYLWLSNQNKCIQRMTGHQNVVNDVKYSPDVKLIASASFDKSVRLWRAKDGQFLNTFRGHVQAVYTLAWSADSRLIVSGSKDSTLKVWSVQTKRLAQELPGHADEVFGVDWAPDGSKVASGGKDKVIKLWAY; from the exons ATGACTTCAAatccttttaaattaaatgaaactaaAGATGTTGAAATGGAGGAAAGCAATGAAACACATACGGTACAGGCACGACTTGTATCGGATACTGGAGAAGAGGCGGGTCCACCAATCGATTTGCCTTCTGGAGTTACCGTTGAACAATTGGGGCTTATCTGCAATGCATTGCTAAAAAACGAAGAGTCAACACCGTACATATTCTTTGTGGGTGATGATGAAATTAAGAAAACACTGGACCAAACTTTAGATCTTAAAACTGTCGATACTGAAAATGTTATTAGTATTGTATATCAGCCACAATCAGTGTTTAAAGTGCGTGCGGTTACACGTTGTACCAGCTCCATGCCCGGTCATGCCGAGGCAGTTATTTCGATATGTTTTAGCCCGGACGGTACTCATTTGGCTAGTGGTTCCGGTGATACGACGGTAAGATTTTGGGATTTAAATACAGAAACACCACAGTTCACCTGCACAGGACTTAAGCAATGGGTAATGTGTGTATCCTGGTCGCCTGATGGTAAGAAACTAGCTAGTGCTTGCAAAGCTGGTAACATTATTGTTTGGGATCCAGAAACAGGAAAACAATTGGGACGCACTATGAGTGGCCATAAAAAGTGGGTACATGGTTTAAGTTGGGAGCCATATCATAAAAATCCCGAGTGCCGCAAACTGGCTAGTGCGGGAAGCGATGGCGATTGCCGTATTTGGGATACTGTATTGGGACAATGCATTATGGTGATAGCAG gtCATACCGCTGCTGTCACTGCAGTTCGTTGGGGTGGTGCTGGCTTAATATATACCTCCTCTAAAGATCGTACAGTTAAGATATGGCGAGCAGCAGATGGCATATTATGTAGAACATTTACAGGTCATGCCCATTGGGTTAACAATATTGCCCTTAACACAGACTATGTCTTACGAACGGGACCTTTTCATCCAGTGCAAGACAGAAATAAAAAGTATGCCGATTTAAGCA AAGAGAAACTACAAGAAATGGCTTTGCAACGTTATAAGCAAGTATGTCCGGATGATATTGAATCATTGGTATCGTGTTCTGATGATTACACCTTATATTTGTGGTTGtcaaatcaaaacaaatgtATACAACGTATGACAGGCCATCAAAATGTTGTCAATGATGTCAAATATTCACCAGATGTTAAACTGATCGCATCGGCTTCGTTTGACAAATCTGTTCGTCTGTGGCGTGCCAAAGACGGTCAATTTCTGAACACATTTAGAGGTCATGTACAAGCTGTATATACATTAGCTTGGTCGGCAGATTCGCGTTTAATTGTTAGCGGCAGTAAGGATTCCACTTTGAAAG tgtggAGTGTGCAAACTAAAAGGCTGGCACAAGAATTACCTGGTCATGCTGATGAAGTATTTGGCGTGGATTGGGCTCCTGATGGTTCCAAAGTGGCGTCTGGTGGAAAggacaaagtaataaaatt ATGGGCTtattaa
- the LOC135957597 gene encoding uncharacterized protein LOC135957597 isoform X2 gives MSYTLLRSLNRSGGSLRNATVYCLNTNTPLTLYLLAVQPNNYCIVAQYSRRSDSKNLESAFKVVKSKVRVEDFLGGECGPNWELLSPRGNRFYFPNAVGPAWQGATTTITLEVPLESLVDFDGKNSEKKPMLKFSVNECPSLIKKSLHELFPAPEVVSSEKLAIMTLRFSGDTEIGARKFVLAAREITARLRLHGYWADFMNPFSGKPFYSWSSGKNLYKIDNRFRGLNMKLNKHNECVVISSDAEANAENAFSGSIYSNAPPELTQLKSLLDSQV, from the exons atgtcataTACTTTATTACGAAGTCTCAATCGCAGTGGAGGATCTTTGCGCAATGCTACCGTATATTGTCTAAATACAAATACTCCTTTGACCTTGTATCTATTGGCGGTACAACCAAATAATTATTGTATTGTGGCACAATACTCCAGACGCAGCGATTCTAAAAACCTTGAAAGCGCTTTCAAGGTTGTCAAATCAAAAGTTCGTGTAGAAG ACTTTTTGGGCGGAGAATGTGGACCGAATTGGGAATTATTATCACCGCGTGGAAAtcgtttttattttccaaatgctGTAGGACCTGCGTGGCAAGGAGCCACAACTACAATAACACTTGAGGTTCCCTTAGAATCGCTGGTAGATTTTGATGGCAAA AACTCAGAGAAAAAGCCTATGCTAAAATTTAGTGTAAATGAGTGTCCTTCATTGATTAAAAAATCCCTGCATGAATTATTTCCAGCACCAGAAGTGGTATCTAGTGAAAAGTTAGCTATAATGACATTACGTTTCAGTGGAGATACCGAGATTGGAGCAAGAAAG TTCGTATTAGCCGCCCGTGAAATCACTGCCCGCCTAAGACTGCACGGATATTGGGCAGATTTTATGAATCCATTTAGTGGTAAACCATTTTATTCTTGGTCCAGTGGTAAAAATCTTTACAAGATTGATAATCGCTTTCGAGGTCTTAATATGAAGCTAAATAAACACAATGAATGTGTTGTAATTAGTTCCGATGCCGAGGCTAATGCAGAAAATGCATTTTCTGGATCCATCTACAGTAATGCTCCACCAGAGTTAACGCAGCTGAAATCTTTGCTAGATTCACAAGTTTAG
- the LOC135957635 gene encoding uncharacterized protein LOC135957635: MDRECELEHFGFTAEHCSLERKYFLHKILRSALDAMLNKFNVNEETSELLRNAKEEVFENIWKSMSDEIETANNLDRKYFTIPDHVLLPPYFDHVKQYTEQNEQELDAQLDMLKKSFLENSIMLASLNLENSQYKNFSTFVDNEVKIQEQLKEAFNSVNMKQMYELVDKTNNLTTNESNLVDKTKNLKL; encoded by the exons ATGGATAGAGAATGTGAACTTGAGCATTTCGGGTTTACAGCAGAACATTGTTCCCTGGAAA GAAAATACTTTCTGCACAAAATTTTACGAAGTGCTTTGGATGccatgttaaataaatttaatgtaaacGAGGAAACCTCTGAGCTTTTGCGCAACGCTAAGGaggaagtttttgaaaatatatggaAGTCCATGTCTGACGAAATAGAGACTGCAAATAATTTAGATAGAAAATATTTCACAATACCAGATCATGTTCTATTGCCTCCATATTTTGATCATGTTAAACAATACACTGAACAAAATGAACAGGAATTGGATGCACAATTAGATATGTTAAAGAAAAGTTTTCTAGAG AATTCCATTATGCTGGCTTCTCTCAATTTGGAAAATTCTCAATACAAAAACTTCTCAACGTTTGTCGATAATGAAGTTAAAATACAAGAACAATTAAAGGAAGCCTTCAATAGCGTTAATATGAAACAAATGTATGAATTAGTTGATAAAACTAACAATTTAACAACTAATGAAAGTAATTTAGttgataaaactaaaaatttaaaattataa
- the Syx16 gene encoding syntaxin-16, translating to MSSRNLTEVFNIMRNNASKNRTLYSDDRNADGDAELLLRRSVHDAEEGLELRDEYGSQPTWIDKLEEAQYIMSKIKPKLDELGSLHARHLLRPAFDESKEDELEMESLSQEIAKLITSTHRHIQCIRSSLGMGGKWEQRLTANVVTYLMLSLQELTLKFRYSQNSYLRQLNSREERSQKFFDDFTNPNGMERDNYVDSFDNFLQPTPSGANKYNFYDDDESKQNELDENFQRPMGNRLTQQQLLLFEEENTRLALNRDEEVSKVVKTIYDLNDIFKDLSQMVQEQGTILDRIDYSIEQTQTRVSEGLRQLQRAEMYQRKNRKMCAILVLAGITMFMLILLIFTKL from the exons ATGTCTTCAAGGAATTTAACGgaagtttttaatataatgcGAAATAATGCTTCAAAAAATCGAACATTATATTCCGATGACAGA AATGCTGATGGTGATGCAGAGCTACTCCTGAGACGTTCTGTACATGATGCAGAAGAAGGTTTAGAATTACGTGACGAATATGGTTCCCAACCGACCTGGATTGACAAGTTGGAGGAGGCTCAATACATAATGTCAAA AATCAAACCAAAGTTGGACGAACTCGGCTCTCTTCATGCTCGCCATTTGTTACGTCCAGCTTTTGATGAAAGCAAAGAAGATGAACTTGAAATGGAGTCATTGAGCCAAGAAATTGCTAAACTAATCACATCTACACACCGACACATACAGTGTATACGTTCTAGTTTAGGCATGGGTGGCAAATGGGAACAACGTCTAACCGCTAATGTTGTCACTTATTTAATGCTCAGTCTGCAAGAGTTGACCTTAAAGTTTCGTTATAGTCAAAATTCCTACCTCAGGCAATTGAATTCGCGTGAAGAACGGTCCCAAAAGTTCTTTGATGACTTTACAAACCCCAACGGCATGGAAAGGGACAATTATGTAGATTCGTTTGATAACTTTTTGCAACCCACACCTTCCGGTgctaataaatacaatttttacgaTGACGATGAATCGAAACAAAACGAATTAGATGAAAATTTCCAACGTCCTATGGGAAATCGtttaacacaacaacaactactccTGTTCGAAGAGGAAAACACTCGTCTAGCTTTAAATAGAGATGAAGAGGTTTCTAAAGTTGTCAAGACTATCTACGATTTGAATGACATTTTCAAAGATCTCAGCCAAATGGTGCAAGAACAAGGAACGATTCTTGATCGCATCGATTATTCTATTGAACAGACTCAAACGCGTGTATCGGAAGGTCTAAGGCAATTACAAAGAGCTGAAATGTATCAGCGTAAAaatcgtaaaatgtgtgcaattTTGGTTTTGGCTGGCATAACAATGTTTATGcttattttgcttatatttacaaaattatag
- the l(1)G0004 gene encoding RNA-binding protein pno1, protein MEVENIKVDDILPTRTAKKRSLNEDSEMQVDETTGIEGAVRKTLPPRAKRVKSEVRKIAVPPHRYSSLKEHWMKIFTPIVEHMKLQIRFNMKAKQVEVRISPETPDISNLQKGADFVKAFLCGFEVDDALALLRLDDLFVESFEVKDVKTLRGDHMSRAIGRLAGKGGRTKFTIENVTKTRIVLADSKIHILGSYQNIQLARRAICNLILGSPPSKVYGNLRSVASRVSERM, encoded by the exons ATGGAagtagaaaacataaaagttGATGATATTTTACCAACGCGTACTGCTAAAAAGCGTTCCCTCAATGAGGACAGTGAAATGCAAGTTGACGAAACAACAGGCATTGAAGGAGCCGTACGCAAAACTCTTCCACCTAGAGCTAAGCGAGTTAAAAGTGAAGTGCGTAAAATTGCCGTGCCACCACATAG ATATTCTTCGCTTAAAGAACATTGGATGAAAATTTTTACTCCTATTGTGGAACACATGAAGTTACAGATACGTTTTAATATGAAAGCAAAACAG gtgGAAGTTCGTATAAGTCCAGAGACACCAGATATTTCAAATCTTCAAAAAGGTGCAGATTTTGTTAAAGCTTTTCTTTGCGGCTTCGAAGTTGATGACGCTTTAGCCTTACTACGTTTGGATGATTTGTTCGTGGAGTCTTTTGAAGTAAAGGATGTCAAAACTCTAAGAGGTGACCACATGAGTCGTGCTATTGGTCGTCTTGCTGGCAAAGGTGGTCGCACCAAATTCACCAttgaaaatgttacaaaaacaCGTATTGTTTTGGCCGATAGTAAAATCCATATATTGGGCAgttatcaaaatattcaattggcCCGTAGAGCAATTTGTAATTTGATTTTGGGATCTCCACCTAGTAAAGTGTATGGTAATCTACGTTCGGTGGCTTCGCGCGTTAGCGAAAGAATGTAA
- the LOC135957597 gene encoding uncharacterized protein LOC135957597 isoform X1 gives MSYTLLRSLNRSGGSLRNATVYCLNTNTPLTLYLLAVQPNNYCIVAQYSRRSDSKNLESAFKVVKSKVRVEGNSDFLGGECGPNWELLSPRGNRFYFPNAVGPAWQGATTTITLEVPLESLVDFDGKNSEKKPMLKFSVNECPSLIKKSLHELFPAPEVVSSEKLAIMTLRFSGDTEIGARKFVLAAREITARLRLHGYWADFMNPFSGKPFYSWSSGKNLYKIDNRFRGLNMKLNKHNECVVISSDAEANAENAFSGSIYSNAPPELTQLKSLLDSQV, from the exons atgtcataTACTTTATTACGAAGTCTCAATCGCAGTGGAGGATCTTTGCGCAATGCTACCGTATATTGTCTAAATACAAATACTCCTTTGACCTTGTATCTATTGGCGGTACAACCAAATAATTATTGTATTGTGGCACAATACTCCAGACGCAGCGATTCTAAAAACCTTGAAAGCGCTTTCAAGGTTGTCAAATCAAAAGTTCGTGTAGAAG GCAATTCAGACTTTTTGGGCGGAGAATGTGGACCGAATTGGGAATTATTATCACCGCGTGGAAAtcgtttttattttccaaatgctGTAGGACCTGCGTGGCAAGGAGCCACAACTACAATAACACTTGAGGTTCCCTTAGAATCGCTGGTAGATTTTGATGGCAAA AACTCAGAGAAAAAGCCTATGCTAAAATTTAGTGTAAATGAGTGTCCTTCATTGATTAAAAAATCCCTGCATGAATTATTTCCAGCACCAGAAGTGGTATCTAGTGAAAAGTTAGCTATAATGACATTACGTTTCAGTGGAGATACCGAGATTGGAGCAAGAAAG TTCGTATTAGCCGCCCGTGAAATCACTGCCCGCCTAAGACTGCACGGATATTGGGCAGATTTTATGAATCCATTTAGTGGTAAACCATTTTATTCTTGGTCCAGTGGTAAAAATCTTTACAAGATTGATAATCGCTTTCGAGGTCTTAATATGAAGCTAAATAAACACAATGAATGTGTTGTAATTAGTTCCGATGCCGAGGCTAATGCAGAAAATGCATTTTCTGGATCCATCTACAGTAATGCTCCACCAGAGTTAACGCAGCTGAAATCTTTGCTAGATTCACAAGTTTAG